The Thermasporomyces composti region ATTCGATGACCGACTACGTCGCCGCGATCGATCAGGGAACGACCAGCACTCGGTGCATGATCTTCGACCACCTCGGTCGAGTCGTCAGCAGCCACCAGGTCGAGCACAAGCAGATCTTCCCCCGCGCGGGCTGGGTCGAGCACGATCCCGAGGAGATCTGGACCAACACCCGTGAGGTCGCGGCCGGAGCCCTCGCCAAGGCGGGCCTCAACGCGAGCTCCATCGCCGCCATCGGCATCACCAACCAGCGCGAGACCGCCCTGGTGTGGGAGCGGTCGACGGGGAAGCCGGTCTACAACGCGATCGTGTGGCAGGACACCCGCACCGCCGAGATCTGCGAGCGGCTTGGCGCGTTGGGCGGCGGCGCGGATCGCTACCGCGATCGCGTGGGCCTCCCGCTGGCCACGTACTTCTCGGGCCCGAAGGTCATGTGGATCCTGGAGAACGTCGAAGGCGCTCGGGAGAAGGCCGAACGCGGTGAGCTGCTCTTCGGCACGATCGACACCTGGCTGCTGTGGAACCTCACGGGTGGCCCCGACGGAGGGCTCCACATCACGGACGTGACGAACGCGTCCCGCACGATGCTGATGGATCTCGAGACGCTCCAGTGGGACGCCGACATCGCGGCCGAGATGGGCATCCCCCTGTCGATGCTGCCGGAGATCCGTTCCTCCTCCGAGGTCTACGCGCCGGGTCGCGCTGGAGGTTGGATGTCGTCGGGGGTTCCCATCGCCTCCGCGCTCGGTGACCAGCAGGCCGCGACGTTCGGCCAGGTGTGCTTCGACGTGGGTACGGCCAAGAACACCTACGGCACCGGGAACTTCCTCCTGCTCAACACCGGCACCGAGCGGGTGCGCAGTGAGAACGGCCTGATCACGACCGCGTGCTACAAGATCGGCGACGGCCCGTGCGTCTACGCCCTGGAGGGCTCCATCGCGGTGACCGGCTCCCTCGTGCAGTGGCTGCGCGACAACCTCGGGCTCATCAAGAGCGCCCCGGAGGTCGAGGACCTCGCCCGCACCGTCGAGGACAACGGCGGAGCCTACTTCGTGCCGGCGTTCTCCGGGCTGTTCGCGCCCTACTGGCGGTCGGACGCGCGTGGCGTGCTCGTCGGCCTCACGCGTTACGTCAACAAGGGCCACATCGCGCGTGCCGTGCTGGAGGCGACCGCCTTCCAGACTCGCGAGGTCGTCGACGCCATGAACGCCGACTCGGGCGTGGCGTTGAGCGAGCTGAAGGTCGACGGCGGCATGGTGGCGAACGAGCTGCTCATGCAGTTCCAGTCCGACATCCTCGACGTTCCGGTGATCCGTCCGCAGGTGGCCGAGACGACCGCGCTGGGCGCCGCGTACGCCGCCGGGCTGGCCGTGGGGTACTGGTCCAACCAGGACGACCTTCGGCGGAACTGGCAGGAGGACAAGCGCTGGCTGCCGAACATGGACGCCGAGGTACGCGAGCGCGAATACGCCCGATGGAAGAAGGCGGTCACCCGAACCTTCGACTGGGTGGACTGACCGACTGGGTGGACTGACGCGCGCCTGCAGCGCGCCCTTCCAGCGCGCCTACCACCGGCCGCGGTGGACCACCTCGTCCAAGCCTCGCCTACCCCGTCGCAGCGAGGGCGACGGACGGTCGGGCGCTCGGTGGCCGAGCGCGACGACGCCGATGGGCGTCTGGTCCTCGGGCACCCCGAACGCCGCACGGAACGTCTCGAGGCGCTCGGGTGGGATCCCGAAGAAGCAGGCGCCCAGCCCTTCGTCGGTGGCGGTGAGCAGCATGAGCAGGGTGGCCATGCCGGTGTCGATGTGCCAGTACGGCACCGGCCACCGCGACTCGTCGCGGTCGGTCCAGCCCTTGTCGGGCTCGGCGTAGCGGTCGAGGTAGGCGCGCTTGCACGACATCGGCACGATCAGCACGGGCGCTCGT contains the following coding sequences:
- the glpK gene encoding glycerol kinase GlpK, with amino-acid sequence MTDYVAAIDQGTTSTRCMIFDHLGRVVSSHQVEHKQIFPRAGWVEHDPEEIWTNTREVAAGALAKAGLNASSIAAIGITNQRETALVWERSTGKPVYNAIVWQDTRTAEICERLGALGGGADRYRDRVGLPLATYFSGPKVMWILENVEGAREKAERGELLFGTIDTWLLWNLTGGPDGGLHITDVTNASRTMLMDLETLQWDADIAAEMGIPLSMLPEIRSSSEVYAPGRAGGWMSSGVPIASALGDQQAATFGQVCFDVGTAKNTYGTGNFLLLNTGTERVRSENGLITTACYKIGDGPCVYALEGSIAVTGSLVQWLRDNLGLIKSAPEVEDLARTVEDNGGAYFVPAFSGLFAPYWRSDARGVLVGLTRYVNKGHIARAVLEATAFQTREVVDAMNADSGVALSELKVDGGMVANELLMQFQSDILDVPVIRPQVAETTALGAAYAAGLAVGYWSNQDDLRRNWQEDKRWLPNMDAEVREREYARWKKAVTRTFDWVD
- a CDS encoding nitroreductase family protein; the protein is MEFQDVVRRRRMVRNFDPRPVDPAVVTRVLGNAIRAPSAGFTQGWSFLLLDTPEDVARFWEAATPPGRGVDTWSRGLRRAPVLIVPMSCKRAYLDRYAEPDKGWTDRDESRWPVPYWHIDTGMATLLMLLTATDEGLGACFFGIPPERLETFRAAFGVPEDQTPIGVVALGHRAPDRPSPSLRRGRRGLDEVVHRGRW